A DNA window from Brassica napus cultivar Da-Ae chromosome C1, Da-Ae, whole genome shotgun sequence contains the following coding sequences:
- the LOC106376002 gene encoding auxin response factor 9-like isoform X1: protein MTIGEEMYEELWKLSAGPLVDVPQAEERVYYFPQGHMEQLEASTQQDLNTMKPLFDLPPKILCRVMNVRLQAEKETDEVYAQIMLMPEGTVDEPMSPDPSLPEPQRPKFHSFTKVLTASDTSTHGGFSVLRKHATECLPPLDMTQQTPTQELVADDVHGYKWKFKHIFRGQPRRHLLTTGWSTFVTSKKLVAGDTFVFLRGENGELRVGVRRANRQQTNMPSSVISSHSMHLGVLATACHATQTRSMFTVYYKPRTSQFIISLNKYLEAMNNKFSVGMRFKMRFEGDDSPERRFSGTVVGVQDCSPHWKDSKWRSLVVNWDEPASFTRPDKVSPWEMEPFAASENVPQSVNKRPRHVNEISALDVGVPASNFWSSALTQSHEFAQSCITSQRNPPQNSDWPVSPLNGQMVFPVEQKKPEITASCRLFGIDLMSSSLPAHEEKTAPMRPINITKPTLDSNADPKSEISKLSEEKKQEPAQASPKEVQSKQINSSRSRTKVQMQGVPVGRAVDLTLINGYVELIDDLEKLFDIEGELKSRNQWEIVFTDDEGDMMLVGDDPWPEFCNMVKRIFIWSKEEVKKMTPGNPLRILLTEVDTTISKTENYSD from the exons ATGACGATAGGAGAAGAAATGTATGAAGAGCTGTGGAAGCTAAGCGCGGGGCCTCTGGTGGATGTTCCTCAAGCTGAGGAAAGAGTCTATTACTTCCCTCAAGGTCACATGGAACAA CTGGAAGCGTCAACTCAACAAGACTTGAATACGATGAAGCCTCTTTTCGATCTTCCTCCTAAGATCCTTTGCAGAGTTATGAACGTTCGTCTCCAG GCGGAGAAAGAGACGGATGAGGTATATGCCCAGATCATGTTAATGCCTGAAGGAACT GTTGATGAGCCTATGAGTCCTGATCCTTCTCTTCCTGAGCCTCAAAGGCCAAAGTTTCACTCTTTCACCAAGGTTTTAACTGCATCTGATACAAGCACCCATGGCGGCTTCTCTGTTCTAAGGAAACATGCCACCGAATGCCTCCCTCCCCTG GATATGACTCAGCAAACCCCGACCCAGGAGTTAGTAGCCGATGATGTGCACGGTTATAAGTGGAAGTTCAAACATATTTTTAGAG GACAACCAAGGAGGCATCTTTTGACCACAGGCTGGAGCACCTTTGTCACCTCAAAGAAATTGGTTGCTGGGGACACCTTTGTCTTCCTCAG AGGAGAGAACGGGGAGTTGCGTGTTGGAGTCAGACGTGCTAATCGTCAACAGACCAACATGCCTTCATCAGTCATATCAAGTCATAGCATGCATCTGGGGGTTCTTGCTACTGCATGCCATGCTACTCAAACCCGAAGCATGTTCACCGTATACTATAAACCAAG GACAAGCCAATTCATCATTAGCTTGAACAAATATCTGGAAGCCATGAACAACAAGTTCTCTGTAGGGATGAGGTTTAAGATGAGGTTTGAGGGAGATGATTCCCCTGAAAGAAGATTTTCTGGAACGGTTGTTGGTGTTCAAGACTGCTCCCCTCACTGGAAAGACTCAAAATGGCGAAGCCTAGTA GTTAATTGGGATGAGCCTGCATCGTTTACAAGACCGGATAAGGTTTCACCATGGGAGATGGAGCCATTTGCAGCTTCCGAAAACGTTCCCCAATCAGTTAACAAAAGACCCCGTCATGTTAATGAAATATCTGCACTTG ATGTAGGCGTACCAGCTTCAAACTTTTGGAGTTCTGCATTAACACAATCCCATGAGTTTGCACAATCATGCATCACCTCACAAAGGAATCCTCCTCAGAATTCTGATTGGCCAGTTAGCCCACTGAACGGCCAAATGGTTTTCCCAGTTGAGCAGAAGAAACCTGAGATTACCGCTAGCTGTAGATTATTTGGAATTGATCTGATGAGTTCTTCTCTACCGGCTCACGAGGAGAAAACTGCACCCATGCGACCAATAAACATAACCAAACCGACTCTGGACAGCAACGCAGACCCAAAGTCTGAGATTTCAAAACTATCAGAAGAGAAAAAGCAGGAACCTGCGCAGGCATCACCAAAAGAGGTTCAAAGCAAGCAAATCAATTCGTCAAGAAGCCGCACCAAG GTGCAGATGCAAGGGGTACCAGTGGGGAGGGCTGTAGATTTAACACTAATAAATGGGTACGTTGAGCTTATAGACGACCTTGAGAAGCTGTTTGACATAGAAGGCGAACTGAAGAGTCGGAATCAATGGGAAATAGTGTTCACGGACGATGAGGGAGATATGATGCTTGTCGGTGATGACCCATGGCC TGAGTTCTGCAACATGGTGAAGAGAATATTTATATGGTCAAAAGAGGAAGTGAAGAAAATGACTCCCGGGAACCCACTCAGGATACTGTTAACGGAAGTTGACACAACAATCTCCAAAACAGAGAACTATTCCGACTAA
- the LOC106376002 gene encoding auxin response factor 9-like isoform X2 encodes MTIGEEMYEELWKLSAGPLVDVPQAEERVYYFPQGHMEQLEASTQQDLNTMKPLFDLPPKILCRVMNVRLQAEKETDEVYAQIMLMPEGTVDEPMSPDPSLPEPQRPKFHSFTKVLTASDTSTHGGFSVLRKHATECLPPLDMTQQTPTQELVADDVHGYKWKFKHIFRGQPRRHLLTTGWSTFVTSKKLVAGDTFVFLRGENGELRVGVRRANRQQTNMPSSVISSHSMHLGVLATACHATQTRSMFTVYYKPRTSQFIISLNKYLEAMNNKFSVGMRFKMRFEGDDSPERRFSGTVVGVQDCSPHWKDSKWRSLVNWDEPASFTRPDKVSPWEMEPFAASENVPQSVNKRPRHVNEISALDVGVPASNFWSSALTQSHEFAQSCITSQRNPPQNSDWPVSPLNGQMVFPVEQKKPEITASCRLFGIDLMSSSLPAHEEKTAPMRPINITKPTLDSNADPKSEISKLSEEKKQEPAQASPKEVQSKQINSSRSRTKVQMQGVPVGRAVDLTLINGYVELIDDLEKLFDIEGELKSRNQWEIVFTDDEGDMMLVGDDPWPEFCNMVKRIFIWSKEEVKKMTPGNPLRILLTEVDTTISKTENYSD; translated from the exons ATGACGATAGGAGAAGAAATGTATGAAGAGCTGTGGAAGCTAAGCGCGGGGCCTCTGGTGGATGTTCCTCAAGCTGAGGAAAGAGTCTATTACTTCCCTCAAGGTCACATGGAACAA CTGGAAGCGTCAACTCAACAAGACTTGAATACGATGAAGCCTCTTTTCGATCTTCCTCCTAAGATCCTTTGCAGAGTTATGAACGTTCGTCTCCAG GCGGAGAAAGAGACGGATGAGGTATATGCCCAGATCATGTTAATGCCTGAAGGAACT GTTGATGAGCCTATGAGTCCTGATCCTTCTCTTCCTGAGCCTCAAAGGCCAAAGTTTCACTCTTTCACCAAGGTTTTAACTGCATCTGATACAAGCACCCATGGCGGCTTCTCTGTTCTAAGGAAACATGCCACCGAATGCCTCCCTCCCCTG GATATGACTCAGCAAACCCCGACCCAGGAGTTAGTAGCCGATGATGTGCACGGTTATAAGTGGAAGTTCAAACATATTTTTAGAG GACAACCAAGGAGGCATCTTTTGACCACAGGCTGGAGCACCTTTGTCACCTCAAAGAAATTGGTTGCTGGGGACACCTTTGTCTTCCTCAG AGGAGAGAACGGGGAGTTGCGTGTTGGAGTCAGACGTGCTAATCGTCAACAGACCAACATGCCTTCATCAGTCATATCAAGTCATAGCATGCATCTGGGGGTTCTTGCTACTGCATGCCATGCTACTCAAACCCGAAGCATGTTCACCGTATACTATAAACCAAG GACAAGCCAATTCATCATTAGCTTGAACAAATATCTGGAAGCCATGAACAACAAGTTCTCTGTAGGGATGAGGTTTAAGATGAGGTTTGAGGGAGATGATTCCCCTGAAAGAAGATTTTCTGGAACGGTTGTTGGTGTTCAAGACTGCTCCCCTCACTGGAAAGACTCAAAATGGCGAAGCCTA GTTAATTGGGATGAGCCTGCATCGTTTACAAGACCGGATAAGGTTTCACCATGGGAGATGGAGCCATTTGCAGCTTCCGAAAACGTTCCCCAATCAGTTAACAAAAGACCCCGTCATGTTAATGAAATATCTGCACTTG ATGTAGGCGTACCAGCTTCAAACTTTTGGAGTTCTGCATTAACACAATCCCATGAGTTTGCACAATCATGCATCACCTCACAAAGGAATCCTCCTCAGAATTCTGATTGGCCAGTTAGCCCACTGAACGGCCAAATGGTTTTCCCAGTTGAGCAGAAGAAACCTGAGATTACCGCTAGCTGTAGATTATTTGGAATTGATCTGATGAGTTCTTCTCTACCGGCTCACGAGGAGAAAACTGCACCCATGCGACCAATAAACATAACCAAACCGACTCTGGACAGCAACGCAGACCCAAAGTCTGAGATTTCAAAACTATCAGAAGAGAAAAAGCAGGAACCTGCGCAGGCATCACCAAAAGAGGTTCAAAGCAAGCAAATCAATTCGTCAAGAAGCCGCACCAAG GTGCAGATGCAAGGGGTACCAGTGGGGAGGGCTGTAGATTTAACACTAATAAATGGGTACGTTGAGCTTATAGACGACCTTGAGAAGCTGTTTGACATAGAAGGCGAACTGAAGAGTCGGAATCAATGGGAAATAGTGTTCACGGACGATGAGGGAGATATGATGCTTGTCGGTGATGACCCATGGCC TGAGTTCTGCAACATGGTGAAGAGAATATTTATATGGTCAAAAGAGGAAGTGAAGAAAATGACTCCCGGGAACCCACTCAGGATACTGTTAACGGAAGTTGACACAACAATCTCCAAAACAGAGAACTATTCCGACTAA